The sequence ACCACAAATTTAAGCTCGGATAAATTATACGGTAAAAAAGAGGAAAGTTCGGATGACAGTCTGAACACGACTCCTGAAAAAGAAAAATTGAAAAAGCCCGTCTATACGATACCGTGGGATCTCAGTTTGAGCTACAGCTACAGCCTTAATAAACTCAATCCATCAGAATCCAATATATACTCGAATTTAAATGCCAATTTATCGTTCAGTCTGACGGAAAACTGGCGGTTCATTGTAAGAGGGAGTTACGATTTCGACCGCAAACAGTTCACCGCTCCTCAAATTTCAATCTACCGCGATTTACACTGCTGGGAATTTAATCTAATCTGGAATCCGATAGGAACCTACCGAGGTTTCCGCTTTGAGCTGAGAATGAAAGCTCCGGAATTCAGGGATATTAAAGTTACCCGCTCACACGGCGTATTTTCCGGCAGAGGTTATTAAAAAAATCCATGCCTTAATATTTTCTTTCCTACGATTTGGATAAATAACAGATTTTTGTATATTTGCAGCTAAGCCTTAATAAATAAGGTAATATTATATTTTTGACATATATAATAAGGTTAGTATTTTCTCTTTATTTAAAAAAGGAGGTTGTTAAATGGAAAAAGAACTATCCGTAGCGGTATACGATAATCTGTTTACCATAAATAATTTATGGATACTGATATCAACGGCGCTCGTCTTTATAATGCATTTGGGGTTTGCATCTTTAGAGGCGGGATTAACGCAGTCCAAAAATACAATTAATATTCTTTTTAAAAATTCAATAATACCCGGAATCGGGCTGCTGACGTACGCGTTTATCGGATTCAATTTAATGTATCCGGGTTCCGATTACGCAGGCGGTTTTCTCGGATTTTCGGGTTTATGGATTCATACCGACGTTTCGGGACTGACAAAAGATTATAACATGGGCTATACATACTGGACTGAATTTTTATTCCAGGGAATGTTCGCCGCTACAGCCGCTACAATTGTATCGGGGGCGGTGGCTGAAAGAATTAAACTCTCGTCTTTTTTAATTTTCTCGACAGTTTTCGTTGCAATTTCATATCCGATAACGGGAATGTGGAAATGGGGCGGAGGCTTTTTAGACCAGCTCGGATTTTACGATTTTGCTGGTTCTACTTTAGTCCATTCCGTCGGAGGATGGGGCGCGCTGACAGGAATTATTTTACTTGGCGCAAGGAAAGGAAAGTATGTAGGAAATAAAATCAATCCGATTCCGGGTCACAGTATGCCTCTGGCTACAATCGGAGTTTTTCTGCTCTGGCTCGGATGGTTCGGTTTTAACGGGGGATCCGTTCTTAGCGCCGATCCGGCGGCGGTTTCTCTTGTGCTGGTTACAACTTCAATTGCCGCTGCGGCAGGGGGAATAGCCGCTGCATTTACATCGTGGCTTTATCTTAAAAAGCCCGACCTGACAATGTTATTAAACGGTATTCTCGCAGGTCTGGTCGGAATTACCGCAGGAGCCGACGTAATGAGTCCTTTCGAAGCTTTGATTGTCGGCGGAATTGCCGGCGTTATCGTGGTATTTTCAGTAATTATATTTGACAGGCTTAAACTTGACGACCCCGTCGGCGCTCTTTCTGTGCATCTTGTCTGCGGAATCTGGGGCACTCTGGCTGTCGGTATATTCGGGCAACTTGCCGGTTTCGACCAACTGATAAATCAATTTATCGGAATTGTTTCGGTTGGAGTTTTTACTCTGGTCTTTACTTATATTCTCTGGCGCTTACTCAAGAAAACAATCGGAATTCGCGTTTCCGAATCGGAAGAATACGAAGGGCTCGATCTGGGCGAGCACGGTATGGAAGCTTATCCTGATTTTGAAAAATTAGTATAAAAAGGGAGGAAATATGAAAAAAATCGAAGCAATTATACGTCCCCATAAACTCGACGAAGTTCAGGAAGCCCTAAGCGACGCCGGCTTCCAGGGACTGTCGGTATCCGAAGTGAGAGGTTACGGCAGACAAAAAGGTCACAAAGAAGTCTATAGAGGCACTGAATACAACATTAATTTTGTGCCAAAAGTAAAAATCGAAATGATTTGCACGGACGATCGCCTCGAAAAAGCAGTTGATATCATCATAAAAACTGCTAAAACCGGCGAAGTCGGCGACGGTAAAATTTTCATTTACGACTTAAAGGACGCCATAAGAATACGCACCGGAGAATCGGGCGAAGCGGCTCTTTAATTAAAAAAGGACTCCGTTTCTAATGAAAAAATTATGCATTTTGAAATTAGGTTCAACCTACGAAACTTTAAAAATCCAATCGGGCGACTTCGAAGACTGGATTGTGTCGGTACTGGATATCTCGCGCGATGAAATTGAAATTGTCGATCCAAGAAACGGAGTCCCGATTGATATCGAAAAATACGGCGCTTTTATTTCCACGGGATCTCATTCGATGTTAAGCGAAGAAGGCGAATATGCCGAATATCTTTCTGGAATAGTTTCCAGAATCCTGGATTCCAACATTCCTTATTTCGGCATCTGTTACGGGCATCAACTTCTGGCAAAAGCGGCGGGTTGTCAAATCGGTTTTAATCCGAATGGACTTGAAGCCGGAATAGTTGATATTATTACGACGCCTGAAGCTAAGAACGACAAAATTTTCGGTCTTCTGCCAGGGGTTTTTCAAGCCTTCGCTATACATTCGCAAACGATTCTAAAACCGTCGCCCAAAATAACGCGACTGGCTTATAACGAATTTGAAAATCACCATGCCATTCGCGTCGGCGAAAACGCATGGGGCGTGCAATTTCATCCCGAATTCACTCCTTTTATCATGGGCGAATATCTCAGACAAGAAAATGCTCCCGCAAAACTTTCTCAGATTTATGAAAATAATTCTACCGTAATCTCCTCATTGACACTAAAATTATTTGTTAAAAACATTATTAAACCTTATAATCTAAGTAAAATATGCTAATAAGCATAAATAATTAACATTTTTTACTTGACATTTAAGGAGAGAAGATTATATTTGCAAATAGAATTTAATAAATAAGGAAAATTTCTTAATTAGTATTAATTACTAATATATAAGGGCATATATAACTAAATTATTAAATCCATCAAGCAATTTATTTCTTATCTCAAACTAAACGAGGAGGGTTTATGAAAAACTCCAAAAAAGTAATCTTATTTCTGTTTGCCTTGCCTGTATTGCTGACGGCGCAAAGTTCAACGCCGACGCTTGAAAGCAATGCCGAGAAGATTGCAGAAGTTCAGACGCATGCCGACTACGTCTGGACTATGGTTGCCGCTTTTCTTGTATTCTTTATGCAGGCCGGTTTTGCGATGGTAGAAGCCGGTTTGACCAGGGCTAAGAATACGGTTAACATTCTTATGAAGAATCTGATGGATTTTTCCGTCGGCTCGTTAATTTTTTGGGCAATCGGATTCGGAATTATGTTCGGAACGACTACAACCGGGTTTTTTGGAACCGACGGATTTTTCCTGTCCGATTTTACAAAAGACGGCGACCCCTGGCTCTTTGCGTTCTGGCTCTTCCAGGTGGTCTTTGCTACTACGGCTGCCACAATAGTTTCGGGAGCCATGGCAGAGAGAACAAAATTTATCGGATATATTGCTTACTCGGCGGTGATTACTGCTATTATCTATCCTGTTTTCGGATCGTGGGCATGGGGAAGTCTTTACCATGGCAGCGGATGGTTAGAAGGGTTGGGTTTTATCGATTTTGCAGGTTCTACAGTAGTTCACTCGGTAGGAGGATGGGCGGCTCTTGCCGGCGCGATTGTACTCGGACCGAGAATCGGTAAATTCGACAGAAACGGAAGGGCAAAGGCAATACCGGGTCATAATATAACTTTGGCGGCGCTGGGCACATTTATATTGTGGTTCGGGTGGTTCGGATTTAATCCCGGCAGCACTACGGCAGCGATTACGGACATTGCTTCGATAGCTGTAAATACAAATCTGGCGGCGGCTGGCGGCGCTGTAGCTGCTATGTTGACTGCGTGGGCTGTTATCAAAAAACCTGAGGCTACTATGGCATTCAACGGAGCGCTTGCAGGATTGGTTGGAATTACTGCCGGTTGCGCTAATGTTAGCGCGCTCAGTTCCGTTATTATTGGTCTTACATCCGGCGTTATAGTAGTGCTCAGCGTTATTTTTGTCGAAAGAACTTTGAAAATTGACGACCCGGTCGGAGCAATTTCCGTTCACGGCGTTTGCGGCGCATGGGGCACCTTAATGGCAGGCGTTCTCGATATAAACGGATTCTCGCTTTCGGTTGTCGGCGTGCAGCTTCTGGGTATAGTATCCGCATTTGTATGGACGTTTACTACCGCATTCATTCTCTTCAAACTGATTCAAAAGACTATCGGATTACGGGTTTCGCCGGAAGAAGAACTCGAAGGTCTCGACGTCGGCGAACACGGTCTTGAATGTTACCCCGAATTTGAAAAAGTATCCAAATAGTATATACAATAACATCATTCAATTACACGGAGGAATAAAATGAAAGCTTTTTATAAAATTTTTGCGATTTTGATTTTATCTTACGGTTTTATTGCCGCACAGGAATTATCCGTCGGCGCCGACGTAGTAAGCCGTTATATATGGAGAGGAGCTGATCTGGGCAATAATAATCCGAGTATACAGCCTACAATAGAACTTTCTTCCGGCGGATTTGCAGC comes from Melioribacter roseus P3M-2 and encodes:
- a CDS encoding ammonium transporter, producing the protein MEKELSVAVYDNLFTINNLWILISTALVFIMHLGFASLEAGLTQSKNTINILFKNSIIPGIGLLTYAFIGFNLMYPGSDYAGGFLGFSGLWIHTDVSGLTKDYNMGYTYWTEFLFQGMFAATAATIVSGAVAERIKLSSFLIFSTVFVAISYPITGMWKWGGGFLDQLGFYDFAGSTLVHSVGGWGALTGIILLGARKGKYVGNKINPIPGHSMPLATIGVFLLWLGWFGFNGGSVLSADPAAVSLVLVTTSIAAAAGGIAAAFTSWLYLKKPDLTMLLNGILAGLVGITAGADVMSPFEALIVGGIAGVIVVFSVIIFDRLKLDDPVGALSVHLVCGIWGTLAVGIFGQLAGFDQLINQFIGIVSVGVFTLVFTYILWRLLKKTIGIRVSESEEYEGLDLGEHGMEAYPDFEKLV
- a CDS encoding P-II family nitrogen regulator; this encodes MKKIEAIIRPHKLDEVQEALSDAGFQGLSVSEVRGYGRQKGHKEVYRGTEYNINFVPKVKIEMICTDDRLEKAVDIIIKTAKTGEVGDGKIFIYDLKDAIRIRTGESGEAAL
- a CDS encoding glutamine amidotransferase-related protein — encoded protein: MKKLCILKLGSTYETLKIQSGDFEDWIVSVLDISRDEIEIVDPRNGVPIDIEKYGAFISTGSHSMLSEEGEYAEYLSGIVSRILDSNIPYFGICYGHQLLAKAAGCQIGFNPNGLEAGIVDIITTPEAKNDKIFGLLPGVFQAFAIHSQTILKPSPKITRLAYNEFENHHAIRVGENAWGVQFHPEFTPFIMGEYLRQENAPAKLSQIYENNSTVISSLTLKLFVKNIIKPYNLSKIC
- a CDS encoding ammonium transporter; the encoded protein is MKNSKKVILFLFALPVLLTAQSSTPTLESNAEKIAEVQTHADYVWTMVAAFLVFFMQAGFAMVEAGLTRAKNTVNILMKNLMDFSVGSLIFWAIGFGIMFGTTTTGFFGTDGFFLSDFTKDGDPWLFAFWLFQVVFATTAATIVSGAMAERTKFIGYIAYSAVITAIIYPVFGSWAWGSLYHGSGWLEGLGFIDFAGSTVVHSVGGWAALAGAIVLGPRIGKFDRNGRAKAIPGHNITLAALGTFILWFGWFGFNPGSTTAAITDIASIAVNTNLAAAGGAVAAMLTAWAVIKKPEATMAFNGALAGLVGITAGCANVSALSSVIIGLTSGVIVVLSVIFVERTLKIDDPVGAISVHGVCGAWGTLMAGVLDINGFSLSVVGVQLLGIVSAFVWTFTTAFILFKLIQKTIGLRVSPEEELEGLDVGEHGLECYPEFEKVSK